One part of the Bacteroidota bacterium genome encodes these proteins:
- a CDS encoding T9SS type A sorting domain-containing protein, whose translation MEKVLPPQRTVSDNNTSELATTCMVGLPIELLSFTAENINNEYAQLKWTTASETNNDYFTIEKTQDGVNYEFVATVDGAGNSSQILNYATIDTKPFQGTSYYRLKQTDFDGAYDYSELVAVEFQRLKLESSLLMVYPNPATNGNINVAFTGQSGEEVLIVVHDVLGKEHYSKAFILEEEQIITNIETNQNLAPGLYTITASSNNKLYNKKLVVR comes from the coding sequence ATGGAGAAAGTGTTACCGCCACAGCGCACAGTATCAGACAACAATACCTCTGAATTGGCTACTACCTGCATGGTGGGCCTACCGATAGAACTATTAAGTTTTACAGCCGAAAATATAAATAACGAATACGCCCAATTAAAATGGACAACTGCCAGCGAAACGAATAACGATTACTTTACAATTGAAAAAACACAAGACGGAGTTAATTATGAGTTTGTTGCAACTGTTGATGGAGCTGGCAATAGCTCTCAAATACTAAATTATGCAACAATTGATACAAAGCCTTTTCAAGGCACATCTTACTACCGCCTAAAACAAACCGATTTTGATGGAGCATATGATTATAGCGAATTGGTAGCGGTAGAGTTTCAACGTTTAAAGTTGGAAAGTTCTCTACTGATGGTTTACCCTAATCCGGCAACCAATGGTAATATCAATGTAGCATTTACCGGACAGTCCGGAGAAGAGGTGTTAATAGTAGTGCACGATGTGTTGGGCAAAGAGCATTACTCCAAAGCATTTATTTTAGAAGAGGAACAAATAATAACAAACATAGAAACTAACCAAAATTTAGCTCCCGGTTTATACACAATTACCGCAAGTAGTAATAACAAGCTTTACAATAAAAAACTAGTTGTAAGGTAG
- a CDS encoding CSLREA domain-containing protein, which yields MIVKRIEYLVFLFFVISNLLIGQTYTVNSTNDVDDGTCDGIHCSLREAINDNENGGGGGTINFSVGAAVITLTAALPAMAAQVFIDGTSNTGFVTNTVVPFATTVANPLSYQNMVCIDGGGTGAFDGLVLNAGSDGSLIKGLVLRNFGTAGSFGDYGIHLNSSSSHTITACYIGIDTDGSTTTYNTDIGIYIVNSANNLIGDGTASGVNLISGCNISGFGSFGQIIMSGASSTGNIIKGNIIGLQKDGTTRASKYATGILLTGVGTSNTIGGTGINDGNLISGNSSSGIFCSSITTPQYIYGNRIGTTSTGSSVITGASNPQTYGIYLSNSYSLIIGGTSGSFRNIISANTNSGVYLTGSSSSANQIKGNYIGIASDGATFITSNTQDNGVYLTGSAQRNTIGGTATGEGNVISGNSDGTSTGYGVYLNGVTSNTLLGNTIGPQVGGSTAVTSTTQSHGVYCNGCYGNTIGGNSSTIARNIISGNCDNVSNGYGIYLTGAGASSNTIIGNYIGVNSAGTGRVSNGTQAFGIYLASGAKSNRIGGTSTSDKNVISSNRNVGYTAGTGIHLSAATSNTIIGNVLGLQADGITNSANSISQYNLALYNASFGNYIGGSAAGEGNIISMASQYGLYLDGSGTSGNIVRGNYIGVGSDGATKSGYQEYGVYITNSAAFNTIGGNNTADANVISGNQNNSTSIGYGVYINGVSSNTVTGNIIGLQKDGSTLISSNGQHYGVYLANNSTNNTIGNTISSGRNILSGNATYGAYLTGAGCSGNNIKGNYIGLQSNGTTVVTSSSQDYGIYLTTSASANTIGGTAAGEGNVISGNGDGAGTPTGWGVYLNAASSNTVVGNFIGPQKDGSTIVTSAVASIQAFGVYIATAP from the coding sequence ATGATTGTCAAGAGAATAGAATATTTGGTATTTTTATTTTTTGTTATAAGTAATTTGCTTATAGGTCAAACCTATACAGTAAATTCTACAAACGATGTGGATGATGGAACTTGCGATGGAATACACTGTTCGCTAAGAGAGGCAATAAACGACAATGAAAATGGAGGAGGAGGTGGAACTATTAATTTTAGTGTAGGCGCTGCTGTAATAACATTAACAGCCGCTTTGCCCGCTATGGCTGCTCAAGTTTTTATTGACGGTACTTCCAATACAGGTTTTGTAACTAATACCGTTGTTCCCTTTGCCACAACTGTGGCTAATCCGCTATCTTACCAAAATATGGTTTGTATTGATGGAGGAGGCACAGGAGCTTTTGATGGCTTAGTGTTAAATGCAGGGTCAGACGGTAGTTTGATAAAGGGGTTAGTACTAAGAAATTTTGGAACGGCAGGTAGTTTTGGCGACTACGGAATACATTTAAACTCCAGTTCTTCGCATACTATAACCGCTTGTTACATAGGTATAGACACCGATGGCTCTACCACTACCTATAATACCGATATTGGAATTTACATTGTAAACTCTGCCAATAATCTTATAGGCGATGGAACTGCATCGGGTGTTAATTTAATAAGTGGTTGTAATATCTCTGGTTTTGGGTCGTTCGGGCAAATTATCATGTCCGGAGCCTCCTCTACAGGAAATATAATAAAAGGAAACATTATTGGGCTGCAAAAAGATGGAACAACCCGAGCCTCTAAATACGCCACCGGCATTTTACTTACTGGTGTTGGAACAAGTAATACCATTGGGGGAACGGGCATCAACGATGGCAACTTAATTTCTGGGAATAGTAGTAGTGGGATTTTCTGTTCTAGTATAACTACCCCTCAATACATATACGGCAATCGAATTGGTACTACGTCTACCGGAAGCTCTGTAATAACGGGAGCTTCAAACCCACAAACCTATGGCATTTATTTATCCAACTCTTACTCTTTAATAATAGGTGGTACATCTGGTAGTTTCAGAAATATTATTTCAGCTAATACCAACTCCGGAGTTTATTTAACAGGCTCATCTTCTTCTGCTAATCAAATAAAAGGAAACTACATAGGTATTGCAAGCGATGGCGCCACTTTTATAACTAGCAATACACAAGATAATGGAGTTTATTTAACAGGCTCTGCACAACGAAATACTATTGGTGGCACTGCTACAGGAGAAGGAAATGTTATTAGTGGCAATTCTGATGGTACATCAACCGGATATGGTGTGTATTTAAATGGAGTTACCTCCAATACGTTGTTAGGAAATACTATTGGTCCGCAAGTTGGGGGTTCTACAGCTGTAACCTCTACCACACAAAGCCATGGAGTATATTGCAATGGCTGTTATGGAAATACAATTGGCGGTAATTCCTCAACAATAGCCAGAAACATTATTTCGGGTAATTGCGATAATGTCTCAAATGGTTACGGCATCTATCTTACCGGGGCCGGAGCCAGTTCTAATACAATTATTGGCAATTATATAGGAGTAAATTCTGCAGGCACTGGTAGGGTGAGTAACGGCACACAAGCGTTTGGTATTTATTTGGCATCCGGAGCAAAATCGAATCGAATAGGAGGAACTTCTACTTCAGATAAAAATGTTATTTCTTCCAATCGGAATGTTGGATATACAGCCGGAACAGGCATACATTTGAGTGCAGCAACCTCTAACACCATAATAGGAAATGTTTTAGGCTTACAAGCAGATGGTATAACCAATAGCGCGAATTCTATTTCTCAGTACAATCTTGCGCTCTACAATGCAAGTTTTGGAAACTACATTGGAGGTTCTGCTGCCGGAGAGGGCAACATCATTTCTATGGCAAGTCAATATGGCTTATATCTAGATGGCTCTGGCACATCGGGCAATATTGTACGAGGTAATTACATTGGTGTGGGCTCCGATGGAGCCACCAAAAGCGGTTATCAAGAGTATGGGGTGTATATAACCAATAGTGCAGCATTTAATACTATTGGAGGAAATAACACCGCAGACGCCAATGTAATATCCGGTAATCAAAATAATTCCACCTCCATTGGTTATGGGGTTTACATTAATGGTGTTAGTTCCAATACGGTAACAGGAAATATTATTGGTTTGCAAAAAGATGGCTCAACTCTAATAAGTTCTAATGGACAACATTATGGAGTTTATTTAGCCAACAACTCTACCAATAACACAATTGGAAATACAATTAGTTCGGGCAGAAACATTCTATCAGGAAATGCCACTTATGGCGCATACCTGACAGGGGCTGGCTGTAGCGGTAACAACATAAAAGGCAACTACATTGGTTTGCAAAGCAATGGTACTACAGTAGTTACATCTTCTTCACAAGACTACGGAATATATTTAACCACCTCTGCATCCGCTAACACCATAGGCGGCACGGCAGCAGGAGAAGGAAATGTAATAAGTGGAAACGGAGACGGTGCCGGTACACCCACAGGCTGGGGAGTTTATTTAAATGCAGCAAGTAGCAATACGGTAGTAGGCAATTTTATTGGTCCGCAAAAAGATGGCTCTACTATTGTAACTTCGGCCGTAGCTTCTATTCAAGCCTTTGGAGTTTATATAGCCACAGCTCCTTAA
- a CDS encoding S41 family peptidase — protein sequence MQHNRKFQILLPLLFAIILIIGVFIGIKISATYSSDTSLLQRIATKQSSNDKINQILDYIQTQYVDTINRKQLVDNTLQEVMQQLDPHSAYITAEESKAANEPLQGNFDGIGIEFNIVNDTIRVISPIVGGPSEALGIQPGDKIVKVEGKSVAGVKITNNDVFKKLRGPKGTTVNISVERRGIKKLLDFSIVRNKIPIYSVDVAYMITKEIGYIKISRFAATTFDEYLEAFEKLRKQGMKKMVLDIRGNPGGLLNAAIDLSDEFLSDNKMIVYTEGRAHGRREYKATSSGEFEKNELVVLIDEGSASASEIVAGAIQDNDRGLVVGRRSFGKGLVQEQTDFPDSSAIRLTTARYYTPTGRCIQKSYKKGIEAYLKEEYERFENGELQSADSIKFIDSLKFKTPAGKIVYGGGGIMPDLFVPMDTVGRTTYLTELYYKGVVNQFAFEWADKNRLQLKTKFHSIEQFVSDFEVGDDMLERLVKQGESMKIKKNEGEFLVSKALLKQNIKSLVARNIWGAEGYYKSQQSSDKAIGKAIEALLRK from the coding sequence ATGCAGCATAACCGAAAATTCCAGATTCTACTTCCGTTACTATTTGCAATAATTTTAATCATTGGTGTATTTATTGGCATTAAAATATCTGCTACCTATTCCTCAGATACCTCCTTATTGCAGCGCATAGCCACCAAACAAAGCAGTAATGATAAAATAAATCAGATTCTTGATTACATACAAACACAGTATGTAGATACTATCAATCGAAAACAATTGGTGGATAATACTCTGCAAGAAGTGATGCAGCAACTCGACCCTCACTCTGCCTATATTACTGCCGAAGAGTCTAAAGCGGCAAACGAACCATTACAAGGCAACTTCGATGGGATTGGAATTGAATTTAATATTGTAAACGACACAATTCGTGTTATATCGCCCATTGTGGGTGGACCTTCGGAGGCACTCGGTATTCAGCCCGGAGACAAAATTGTAAAAGTAGAAGGTAAAAGTGTGGCTGGAGTAAAAATCACTAATAACGATGTGTTTAAAAAATTGCGCGGCCCGAAAGGTACAACAGTAAACATTTCTGTAGAGCGCAGGGGGATTAAAAAATTACTTGACTTTTCAATTGTTCGCAACAAAATCCCAATTTACAGTGTGGATGTGGCCTACATGATTACAAAAGAAATTGGCTATATTAAGATTAGTCGTTTTGCCGCAACCACATTTGATGAATATCTAGAAGCGTTCGAAAAATTACGAAAACAAGGGATGAAAAAAATGGTTTTGGATATTCGTGGAAATCCAGGTGGATTGCTCAACGCTGCGATAGATTTGTCGGATGAATTTTTATCCGACAATAAAATGATTGTTTATACCGAAGGTAGGGCGCATGGTAGAAGAGAATACAAAGCCACTTCTTCCGGGGAGTTTGAAAAAAACGAATTGGTTGTTTTGATTGACGAGGGATCTGCTTCGGCCAGCGAGATTGTTGCAGGAGCTATTCAAGACAACGACAGAGGGTTGGTGGTTGGGAGGCGTTCTTTTGGTAAAGGGTTGGTGCAAGAGCAAACTGATTTTCCAGACAGCTCGGCTATTCGGCTTACTACAGCCAGATATTATACCCCCACCGGCAGATGCATACAAAAGTCGTATAAGAAGGGCATTGAAGCGTATTTGAAAGAAGAATACGAGCGCTTCGAGAATGGTGAGTTGCAAAGTGCTGATAGTATTAAATTTATCGATTCATTAAAATTTAAAACACCTGCAGGCAAGATTGTATATGGTGGTGGTGGAATTATGCCTGATTTGTTTGTACCAATGGATACTGTTGGGAGAACAACGTATTTAACAGAACTCTACTATAAAGGAGTGGTTAATCAATTTGCATTTGAGTGGGCAGATAAAAACCGATTGCAATTAAAGACCAAATTCCATTCAATAGAACAGTTTGTTTCAGACTTTGAGGTAGGTGATGATATGCTCGAAAGGCTTGTGAAGCAAGGGGAGAGTATGAAGATAAAAAAGAACGAAGGGGAATTTTTAGTATCAAAGGCATTGTTAAAACAAAACATAAAATCGCTTGTTGCCCGAAATATTTGGGGGGCCGAAGGTTATTATAAATCGCAACAATCTTCCGACAAGGCTATTGGTAAGGCCATAGAGGCTTTGCTCCGTAAATAA
- a CDS encoding dCMP deaminase family protein has translation MARPSFDDIYMELAVNLSKRSHCVKAHVGAVLSKDTRIISLGYNGPPAGTHNCDEEWPGQGCARDLKGSCSLALHAEQNAILYAQKNSVSVEGTTLYVTLSPCIACARVIYTTGIKKVFYLDSYAAFKGFPIDEGVAFLRKFGVEVVEYTNRDFLERNTLR, from the coding sequence ATGGCACGCCCTAGCTTTGACGACATATACATGGAATTGGCAGTAAATCTGTCTAAGCGGTCGCATTGCGTAAAAGCACACGTGGGAGCCGTTCTTTCAAAAGACACACGTATTATTTCATTGGGCTATAACGGCCCCCCAGCCGGAACCCACAATTGCGATGAAGAATGGCCGGGACAAGGTTGTGCTAGAGATTTAAAAGGAAGTTGTTCATTGGCTTTGCATGCAGAACAAAACGCAATTTTATATGCTCAAAAAAATAGCGTTTCTGTTGAGGGAACAACTTTGTATGTTACTCTTTCTCCTTGTATTGCCTGCGCCCGTGTAATTTATACAACGGGAATTAAAAAGGTGTTTTATTTAGATTCGTATGCCGCTTTCAAAGGGTTTCCGATTGACGAAGGTGTTGCATTTTTGCGCAAATTTGGCGTGGAGGTAGTAGAATATACCAACCGAGACTTCTTGGAACGTAACACACTCCGTTAA
- a CDS encoding phosphoribosylglycinamide formyltransferase, whose product MQVNIAIFASGAGTNAENLITHFNKSSSNTTIQLIVCNKEDAGVLNIAKKHTIETLLVLDKIYFTSDQFVADLKSKHIDFIVLSGFLWLIPTSLLKNYSKKIINIHPSLLPKYGGKGMYGNKVHEAVLKNKERESGITIHYVDEKFDSGEVLFQHSINIESIVDAAALAEAIHQLEYKYFPMVTEQTIKKTYNL is encoded by the coding sequence ATGCAGGTAAACATTGCCATATTTGCTTCGGGTGCTGGTACAAATGCCGAAAACCTCATTACTCATTTTAATAAATCCAGCTCAAACACCACCATACAGCTAATTGTATGTAATAAAGAAGATGCAGGAGTATTGAATATAGCAAAAAAACACACCATTGAAACGCTTCTTGTATTAGATAAAATCTATTTTACGTCCGACCAGTTTGTGGCAGACCTAAAATCCAAGCATATAGATTTTATTGTCCTTTCTGGATTTTTGTGGTTAATTCCGACATCTCTCCTAAAAAATTACTCTAAAAAAATCATCAATATTCATCCTTCCTTATTACCTAAATATGGGGGTAAAGGAATGTACGGCAACAAAGTGCACGAAGCGGTTTTAAAAAACAAAGAGAGAGAAAGTGGAATAACTATACATTACGTAGACGAGAAGTTTGATTCGGGAGAAGTTCTATTTCAACATAGCATAAATATAGAATCAATTGTAGATGCTGCTGCATTAGCGGAAGCAATTCATCAATTGGAATATAAATACTTTCCAATGGTTACAGAGCAAACAATAAAAAAAACATACAACTTATGA
- a CDS encoding toxin-antitoxin system YwqK family antitoxin, with protein sequence MKTVNFIIVFLSSIILAAQNVPLDTNQVDSQKRKQGIWKEYEAGENWIGKYENNKREGTWLTYYNTGMISQLATYKNGQKNGVSITTDRNGFIVVEAHYSNDTLDGAYKLFASGGKLKSETNYKKGVVHGTKLVAYEDGKIQEKGTFKNGIRHGKTQWYFQEGMLSMEYTYKEGNLEGPTKTYFKSNGNIQSEGSYKNNELEGMFYEYYESGRLQTSGKYIKGKKEGAWNEFDEQGNIIRSSTYKNDEKIK encoded by the coding sequence ATGAAGACCGTAAATTTTATTATCGTTTTCCTATCAAGTATAATTTTAGCTGCACAAAACGTACCATTAGACACCAATCAAGTGGACTCCCAAAAAAGAAAACAAGGTATTTGGAAAGAATACGAAGCGGGCGAAAATTGGATTGGAAAATACGAAAACAATAAAAGAGAAGGCACCTGGCTAACCTACTACAACACCGGAATGATAAGCCAACTAGCAACATACAAAAATGGACAGAAGAATGGAGTTTCAATTACTACTGACCGAAACGGATTTATTGTAGTGGAAGCTCATTACTCCAACGACACATTAGATGGAGCATATAAACTATTTGCCAGTGGAGGAAAATTAAAATCGGAAACAAACTATAAAAAAGGTGTTGTACATGGCACAAAATTAGTTGCTTACGAAGATGGAAAAATACAAGAAAAAGGCACTTTTAAAAACGGAATACGACACGGGAAAACACAGTGGTACTTTCAAGAAGGGATGTTAAGCATGGAATACACTTACAAAGAAGGCAACCTAGAGGGTCCAACCAAAACATATTTTAAATCAAATGGCAACATTCAAAGTGAAGGTTCGTATAAGAACAATGAACTAGAAGGTATGTTTTACGAGTACTATGAGAGTGGCAGATTACAAACTAGCGGTAAATATATAAAAGGCAAAAAAGAAGGGGCGTGGAATGAGTTTGATGAGCAGGGAAATATTATTAGGTCAAGCACCTATAAAAATGACGAAAAAATAAAGTAA
- a CDS encoding gliding motility-associated C-terminal domain-containing protein, producing the protein MRFKTIATTLVFLISILNLHSQGKQGNMWHFGFNAGVNFNTIPPTPITSSISTSEGSASVANSVGQTLFYTDGLQIWDKNNSLMPNADGSSWNKQLSGDGSSAQSALITNNPCDTNKYYVFTTDGITCNFLGPQGQWDGLYYTVVNTSLNAGSGDIDLSYLSTQPGYVAGDNKIALIDSVQERITAATHANGTDYWVVVLRENGEFYSYLVDCNGINTTPVITKTFASPFTATQGFISISKDGTCLVVTGINSGEANMYDFDNTTGVVSNKRLLYSGSDWTWGVCFSPNDSIIYIASWFSSTIRRYDRFASNVAASEIQDNTGMFGITVIQQGPDGKLYIPDGSNLSVYNTPNNFSNPGLASAVISALSGTYYNYGLPNVFLKYYSTSENNLVQSDTNICPGGSVQLSRATPSNCYTYNWQPTTGLSNPNILNPIATLEETTTYKLIATSSCATIEKEITIEVCFTEIKIPNVFTPNGDGIDDNWTITSAPGNTVNCIIYNRWGEIIFEANEENINWTGTSKNGKTASDGTYYYVLTHSKPNNNEVVEYKGFVTLLR; encoded by the coding sequence ATGAGATTCAAAACGATTGCCACTACACTTGTTTTTCTTATTTCTATTTTAAATTTACACTCCCAAGGTAAACAAGGAAACATGTGGCATTTTGGATTTAATGCCGGAGTAAACTTCAACACCATACCGCCTACCCCAATTACCAGTAGTATAAGCACTAGCGAAGGTTCGGCATCTGTTGCAAATAGTGTCGGTCAAACATTGTTTTATACCGATGGATTGCAAATTTGGGATAAAAACAATTCGCTAATGCCCAATGCAGACGGAAGCTCTTGGAACAAACAATTGTCCGGAGATGGCAGCTCCGCTCAATCTGCTTTAATAACCAACAATCCTTGCGACACCAATAAATACTACGTTTTTACAACCGATGGAATTACCTGCAACTTTCTTGGCCCACAAGGACAATGGGATGGGCTATATTACACAGTTGTAAACACCTCGTTAAATGCAGGCAGTGGAGATATTGACCTTTCGTATTTAAGCACACAACCCGGGTATGTAGCTGGCGACAACAAGATAGCGTTGATTGACAGTGTGCAAGAACGTATTACCGCTGCTACACACGCCAATGGAACCGACTACTGGGTTGTTGTGCTCCGCGAAAATGGAGAATTTTATTCTTATTTAGTTGATTGCAATGGTATAAATACAACTCCGGTAATTACAAAAACCTTTGCAAGTCCTTTCACTGCAACACAAGGATTTATTTCAATATCAAAAGATGGAACATGCTTGGTTGTAACCGGCATCAATAGTGGCGAAGCCAATATGTACGATTTTGATAACACAACAGGGGTGGTATCGAACAAACGTTTGCTATACAGTGGCAGCGACTGGACTTGGGGTGTCTGCTTTTCTCCAAATGATTCTATAATTTATATTGCAAGTTGGTTTTCATCTACTATAAGGCGCTATGATAGATTTGCGTCAAATGTAGCTGCATCTGAAATACAAGACAATACAGGAATGTTTGGCATTACAGTTATACAGCAAGGGCCGGACGGAAAACTATATATTCCTGACGGTTCCAACTTATCTGTTTACAACACACCCAACAATTTTTCCAATCCTGGTTTAGCAAGCGCAGTAATTTCTGCACTTTCAGGAACTTACTATAACTACGGACTTCCGAATGTTTTTTTAAAATATTACTCTACTTCGGAAAACAATTTGGTGCAAAGTGATACAAATATATGCCCCGGAGGCTCTGTTCAATTAAGTAGAGCCACCCCATCCAACTGCTATACTTATAATTGGCAACCTACCACAGGGCTAAGTAATCCTAATATACTAAACCCAATTGCAACCCTAGAGGAAACAACCACTTACAAATTAATTGCAACGTCATCTTGCGCTACTATAGAAAAAGAAATAACTATTGAAGTTTGCTTTACAGAAATAAAAATACCCAATGTATTTACTCCAAATGGAGATGGCATTGACGACAACTGGACAATAACATCCGCTCCGGGTAACACCGTAAATTGTATTATTTATAACAGATGGGGCGAGATTATTTTTGAAGCAAACGAAGAAAATATAAACTGGACTGGCACATCCAAAAATGGCAAAACCGCGAGTGATGGCACGTATTACTACGTGCTAACACACTCCAAACCCAATAATAACGAAGTAGTAGAGTATAAAGGATTTGTTACTTTATTGAGGTAA
- a CDS encoding ComF family protein: protein MLSDLFSLLFPNNCASCGNSLLKNEHILCLLCNSNLPFTGFAKEANNSIEKIFWGRTDVLYAMSLLYFDKASKVQTLMHKLKYDGEKEIGFYFGKKIAEEIEAGKRFEKIDLVLPVPLHPKKLKARGYNQSKFISDGVAHQYNINSPENLLIRTNFTESQTKKSRWQRWDNVQDKFSITNASILENKHVLLVDDVITTGATIEACVKELSKVNTCKISVASVAFASSI from the coding sequence ATGCTGTCTGATTTATTTTCTTTACTATTCCCCAATAACTGTGCTTCTTGCGGCAATTCACTTCTTAAAAACGAACATATACTCTGCTTATTGTGCAATAGCAACCTTCCATTTACCGGATTTGCAAAAGAAGCCAACAACAGTATAGAAAAAATATTTTGGGGGCGGACAGATGTGTTATACGCCATGAGCCTTTTATACTTTGACAAGGCAAGCAAAGTTCAAACCTTGATGCACAAATTAAAATATGATGGAGAGAAAGAAATAGGTTTCTATTTTGGAAAAAAAATTGCCGAAGAGATAGAAGCAGGAAAAAGATTTGAAAAAATAGATTTGGTATTGCCGGTTCCGCTTCACCCTAAAAAACTTAAAGCACGGGGCTATAACCAAAGTAAATTTATTAGCGATGGAGTTGCACATCAATACAACATAAACAGTCCCGAAAACTTATTAATCAGAACAAATTTTACCGAAAGTCAAACAAAAAAATCGAGATGGCAGCGATGGGATAATGTTCAAGATAAATTTAGCATCACTAATGCTTCAATTCTTGAAAACAAACACGTACTTTTAGTAGATGATGTTATAACAACTGGAGCTACAATCGAAGCGTGTGTAAAAGAACTCTCCAAAGTTAACACATGCAAAATTAGCGTGGCATCTGTTGCATTTGCAAGCTCAATATAA
- a CDS encoding GAF domain-containing protein, with product MAETLFIKSTDKKEKYSELFTQLEALLQNESDIIANTATIAAAIKQTFDFLWVGFYFVKNNELVLGPFQGQIACTRIAYGRGVCGSAWKEQKTIIVPDVDKFPGHIACSSLSRSEIVVPIKNNNSNTITMVLDIDSETLNSFNEDDKLGLEKIIMLLA from the coding sequence ATGGCAGAAACGTTATTTATTAAATCGACCGATAAAAAAGAAAAATACTCCGAGTTATTTACTCAGCTGGAAGCGCTATTACAAAACGAAAGCGACATTATTGCAAACACAGCCACAATTGCGGCTGCCATAAAACAAACCTTCGATTTTTTATGGGTGGGATTCTATTTTGTAAAGAACAACGAATTAGTACTGGGTCCGTTTCAAGGACAAATTGCTTGCACCCGCATTGCTTATGGCAGAGGCGTTTGCGGAAGTGCGTGGAAAGAGCAAAAAACAATTATTGTTCCTGATGTGGATAAATTTCCGGGGCACATAGCCTGCAGTAGTCTGTCTCGCTCAGAAATTGTTGTGCCAATTAAAAATAATAACAGCAATACTATTACAATGGTATTAGACATAGACAGCGAAACACTAAATTCGTTTAACGAAGACGATAAATTGGGATTAGAAAAAATTATAATGCTGCTAGCTTAA